Proteins from one Leptospira bourretii genomic window:
- a CDS encoding UbiD family decarboxylase: protein MVSLRSTNDFVRLLQTEGELHVISDPVDPYLELAEIQRRVVAKKGPALLFTNVKGTKFPVATNLYGSEKRIHLAFGPKPVATIQRLAKLAKEIFPPRFSKLWKERSLGLLPFQVGLKQVRRAPVLSGSVLSTNELPQVVSWPRDGGAFVTLPLVYTQHPESGNGNLGMYRVQLFGDKTVGMHIQIHRGGGFHYYEAEKKGESLPAHVYIGGPPALTIAAVAPLPEEIPELVFASFLMGEKLRMKKDKTISPYPIVADADFALIGSIPPHLRKPEGPFGDHYGYYSLLHDYPYLDLTHVLHRKDAIWAATVVGRPPQEDHYIAEFLQDLLSPMFPLVMPQVLGVWAYEESGVHSLAAAVVKERYFREAFMGALRILGEGQLSLTKCLLVTNEKVNLKNFSETFKVITERSDPKTDFFIFSHISQDTLDYTSGTVNKGSKLLWMGITDANAPIKFPNLPREFTGNLKDKRFTKPKVFLPGVLVVEGSAFTPNDQLANRLLGEDLGRFHYVFLVDDSEDAVKTDSDFIWTMFTRMEPASDVYARTETIGNHIAYQVPIVFDCRMKPWIPEVLLPLPETVKQVDTKFGSMIDLI from the coding sequence ATGGTTTCACTACGATCCACCAATGATTTTGTCCGACTTTTGCAAACAGAGGGAGAACTCCATGTGATTTCCGATCCCGTGGATCCTTATCTGGAACTGGCAGAGATCCAGAGACGAGTTGTGGCCAAAAAAGGCCCAGCCCTTCTTTTTACCAATGTCAAAGGGACCAAGTTTCCCGTTGCCACGAATCTTTATGGGTCTGAAAAACGAATTCATTTGGCCTTTGGCCCAAAACCTGTGGCGACCATCCAAAGGCTTGCCAAACTCGCAAAAGAGATATTTCCCCCTAGGTTTTCCAAACTTTGGAAAGAACGTTCCCTTGGACTTTTGCCTTTCCAAGTGGGCTTAAAACAGGTGAGAAGGGCCCCAGTTCTCTCTGGTAGCGTTCTATCTACAAACGAGTTACCGCAAGTGGTTTCTTGGCCGAGAGATGGAGGAGCCTTTGTCACCTTGCCATTGGTTTATACCCAACATCCCGAATCGGGCAATGGAAATTTAGGAATGTACCGGGTGCAACTTTTCGGCGACAAAACGGTGGGGATGCACATCCAAATCCACAGGGGTGGTGGCTTTCATTATTACGAAGCGGAAAAAAAAGGAGAGTCCTTGCCAGCTCATGTGTACATTGGTGGGCCACCAGCTTTGACCATAGCAGCGGTTGCGCCACTTCCAGAAGAAATCCCGGAACTTGTTTTTGCATCCTTTCTTATGGGTGAAAAACTCCGGATGAAAAAAGACAAAACAATTTCTCCTTATCCGATTGTTGCCGATGCCGACTTTGCTCTGATCGGTTCGATCCCTCCCCATTTAAGAAAACCAGAAGGTCCTTTCGGCGATCATTACGGATACTATTCGTTGTTACATGATTATCCTTATTTGGACCTAACGCATGTTCTCCATCGGAAGGATGCCATCTGGGCAGCTACGGTTGTGGGAAGGCCTCCCCAAGAAGACCATTATATCGCAGAGTTTTTACAGGATTTACTTTCACCCATGTTCCCACTGGTGATGCCACAAGTGCTTGGTGTTTGGGCCTATGAAGAATCGGGAGTTCATTCCCTTGCGGCCGCTGTTGTAAAAGAAAGGTATTTTCGCGAAGCTTTTATGGGAGCTCTTCGGATCTTAGGAGAAGGGCAACTTTCACTCACAAAATGTTTACTTGTCACAAACGAAAAAGTGAATTTAAAAAACTTTTCAGAAACGTTCAAAGTCATCACAGAAAGATCGGATCCAAAAACAGATTTTTTTATCTTCAGTCATATTAGCCAAGATACATTGGATTATACAAGTGGAACGGTCAACAAAGGTAGTAAACTTTTATGGATGGGAATCACCGATGCCAATGCACCAATAAAGTTTCCAAACCTACCAAGAGAGTTTACAGGAAATCTAAAAGACAAACGATTCACAAAACCAAAAGTTTTTTTACCTGGAGTTCTTGTGGTGGAAGGATCTGCTTTCACTCCAAATGACCAATTGGCAAATCGGTTGCTTGGAGAAGACCTTGGTCGTTTCCATTATGTATTTCTTGTGGATGATTCCGAGGATGCAGTAAAAACCGATTCTGATTTTATTTGGACTATGTTTACGAGAATGGAACCAGCATCTGATGTCTATGCCAGAACGGAAACCATAGGGAACCATATCGCATATCAAGTTCCTATCGTTTTTGACTGCAGGATGAAACCTTGGATCCCTGAAGTACTTCTTCCTCTCCCCGAAACGGTAAAACAGGTGGATACAAAGTTTGGAAGTATGATCGACTTA
- a CDS encoding phosphatase domain-containing protein, giving the protein MSQEPNTTQPIITDIKRIAVCGGSLGRERRSYVRGQVVDVGITDLMKAEGLWDLMTGLFIGEETKITPFLDFSLAPVRKPVLKLEVFDTGGNKIYTSGKIKADEDGFFSCEIRDKLPVGFHDFQVILEGLDSFRQYSKDLAHLNNTEDSILGKTTLVGKGKLRILAEDYKGMVVTSDIDQTYLATDIHSGKGKFTAVFETPNQKQALPGMPELYRELRSSLSNAPLAFISASPHFFRRTMLATIAKDGIQIESLHLKYLEGTIKGVFDKVLGTIFNPIEFLQNGFKPAWSRTKKFLGASYQSLFDQMSYKLSILLYDRVYLPTEAKEILLGDNTESDYMIFTLYQIICMGKLSGDELEEYLYKLNFLGRDAITRDSAKKIRLLAEEIQRIHGTINPVALSLINRTSHGPSEVEMREKVREALPTGMYDSVFSKEQAFYGIEGAMGMAVLLESEGYLNLEQILAIVAGMIGKVLEGKLVDEGFLLKLIDELTLPKSAEGTKQKVKEGLVAAFQS; this is encoded by the coding sequence ATGTCCCAAGAACCAAATACCACACAACCAATCATTACCGATATCAAAAGAATTGCTGTCTGCGGAGGATCTTTAGGAAGAGAGAGGCGCTCCTATGTGCGGGGACAGGTGGTGGATGTCGGGATTACGGATCTTATGAAGGCAGAAGGCCTTTGGGATTTAATGACGGGGCTTTTTATTGGGGAAGAAACAAAAATCACACCGTTCTTAGACTTTTCTTTGGCTCCAGTGCGTAAGCCCGTTTTAAAATTAGAAGTCTTTGATACCGGTGGAAATAAAATCTACACTTCAGGAAAAATCAAAGCCGATGAGGATGGTTTTTTTTCCTGCGAAATTCGAGACAAACTCCCTGTCGGATTTCATGACTTCCAAGTGATACTAGAAGGATTGGATAGTTTTCGCCAATACTCCAAAGACTTAGCCCATCTAAATAATACAGAAGATTCTATCTTAGGAAAGACAACCCTTGTAGGAAAAGGAAAACTCCGAATCCTTGCAGAAGACTACAAAGGGATGGTGGTGACTTCCGACATTGACCAAACTTATCTTGCCACAGACATTCATTCAGGAAAAGGCAAGTTCACAGCAGTTTTTGAAACACCTAACCAGAAGCAGGCGCTACCTGGGATGCCGGAACTTTATAGAGAACTTCGCAGTTCTTTATCCAATGCTCCTTTAGCTTTTATCTCTGCCAGTCCTCATTTTTTTCGTCGCACTATGCTTGCCACCATCGCCAAAGATGGGATCCAAATCGAATCCTTACATTTAAAATATTTAGAAGGAACCATCAAAGGTGTTTTTGATAAAGTACTCGGAACTATCTTTAATCCTATCGAATTTTTGCAAAATGGATTTAAACCAGCATGGTCCAGGACAAAAAAATTCTTAGGTGCTTCTTATCAAAGTCTCTTTGACCAAATGTCTTATAAACTTTCCATCCTACTCTATGACCGAGTGTATCTTCCCACAGAGGCCAAGGAAATTCTTCTGGGTGACAACACAGAATCAGATTATATGATCTTTACTTTGTACCAAATCATCTGTATGGGAAAACTCTCAGGTGATGAATTAGAAGAATATTTGTACAAACTAAACTTTCTCGGTCGCGATGCCATCACAAGAGATTCTGCCAAAAAAATTAGACTACTCGCAGAAGAAATCCAAAGAATCCACGGGACCATCAATCCGGTGGCACTCAGTCTTATCAACCGAACAAGCCATGGTCCGAGTGAAGTGGAAATGCGGGAAAAGGTAAGGGAGGCATTGCCTACGGGGATGTATGACTCAGTTTTTTCCAAGGAACAAGCGTTCTATGGAATAGAAGGAGCAATGGGAATGGCAGTGCTTCTAGAAAGTGAAGGATACTTAAATCTGGAACAGATTTTAGCAATTGTTGCGGGAATGATTGGAAAAGTGTTGGAAGGAAAACTTGTGGATGAAGGTTTTTTATTGAAATTAATCGATGAACTGACACTACCTAAGTCAGCCGAAGGGACTAAACAAAAAGTAAAGGAAGGCCTAGTTGCGGCCTTCCAATCATAA
- a CDS encoding acyltransferase family protein: MKEYFIEIFKKNKKEINELYGIRALSCYFVILFHCFAFSLDAFPGHYAPYLNNAQNVEFLMSLFFVISSFLVSTSFSRELERASFLESWKNFVIKRSLRIFPAFYLILSVTILIMAGILKKSQEMEGADSFADGLVGLKIKLYYWWTDLTYISNYFPNRILVHGWSLSMEEQFYLAMPIAFLFYTKVLQNRIQKIVFLIVLLLLPNFIRYYYFLNVPMDSFEVYVQTLFHPIHTHFEPFVYGILLMELWRAQKVSTKLPGAKLSFYFLFIVLVFIFCYLCTLEFSEAKEYFIIYRISFYSFFAFVIVYGAVGGFFSKVSWFLANPLLVFVGKLSYGIYLVHMLVNTTVMLSVLDHKIVNNNGLGRLLKASLISLLISTFIALISYLIVEKPFLKIREWTQARFDISTNSFYYVKGNSRERILVSFLLTLLSFFPYFVVKQMVAVDFIQAGQTSTFALWICFLIPIVMNAVSLVTKKKLFFHYYLSRFQD, translated from the coding sequence ATGAAAGAATATTTTATTGAAATTTTCAAGAAAAACAAAAAGGAAATTAATGAGTTATACGGCATTCGTGCCCTTAGTTGTTATTTCGTAATTTTATTCCACTGCTTTGCATTTTCGTTGGATGCTTTTCCCGGTCATTATGCACCTTATTTAAACAATGCGCAGAACGTTGAATTTCTAATGAGTTTATTTTTTGTCATCAGTTCCTTTTTAGTATCTACTTCTTTTTCAAGAGAATTGGAACGTGCTAGTTTTTTAGAGAGTTGGAAAAATTTTGTAATCAAACGCTCGTTAAGGATTTTTCCGGCCTTTTATTTGATCCTTTCTGTAACGATCCTCATTATGGCAGGGATTTTGAAGAAAAGCCAAGAAATGGAGGGTGCTGATTCTTTTGCCGACGGACTTGTTGGGTTAAAAATAAAACTATACTACTGGTGGACTGATCTAACTTATATTTCCAATTATTTCCCGAATCGGATTTTAGTACATGGCTGGTCACTATCAATGGAAGAACAATTTTATTTGGCCATGCCAATTGCTTTTTTGTTTTATACAAAGGTTTTGCAAAATCGAATCCAGAAAATTGTATTTTTAATTGTTTTATTGTTACTCCCTAATTTTATTCGCTACTACTATTTTTTAAATGTACCCATGGATTCATTTGAGGTTTATGTGCAGACGTTGTTCCATCCTATCCATACCCATTTTGAACCATTTGTGTATGGAATTTTACTCATGGAGCTTTGGAGAGCACAGAAAGTATCTACCAAACTTCCGGGTGCTAAACTAAGTTTTTATTTTTTGTTTATTGTTTTGGTATTCATTTTTTGTTATCTTTGCACATTAGAGTTCTCAGAAGCAAAAGAATATTTTATCATCTATCGAATTAGTTTTTACTCCTTTTTTGCCTTTGTCATTGTTTATGGCGCTGTTGGTGGTTTTTTTTCCAAAGTATCTTGGTTTTTGGCAAATCCCTTGTTGGTCTTTGTTGGTAAATTGAGTTATGGAATATACTTAGTTCATATGTTAGTGAATACAACCGTTATGTTATCTGTTTTAGATCATAAAATTGTAAACAACAATGGTCTTGGTCGACTGCTCAAGGCTTCGCTGATTAGTTTACTCATTTCAACCTTTATTGCTTTAATTAGTTATTTGATTGTTGAAAAACCGTTTTTAAAGATTCGCGAATGGACTCAGGCTCGGTTTGATATTTCTACAAATAGTTTTTATTATGTAAAAGGAAATTCAAGAGAAAGGATTTTGGTCTCTTTTCTTTTGACCTTGCTTTCTTTTTTCCCTTACTTTGTTGTAAAACAAATGGTTGCCGTTGACTTTATACAGGCAGGACAGACTTCCACTTTTGCACTTTGGATTTGTTTTCTCATTCCAATTGTGATGAACGCAGTCAGTTTGGTTACGAAAAAGAAGTTATTTTTCCATTATTATTTAAGCCGCTTTCAGGACTAA